AAAGAGTCGGCCTAGAAGGAGCCAATACCAAAATGCCATCCGAACTCAGCGGAGGAATGCAGAAAAGAGTTGGCATAGCCAGAGCTATTGTCAACAACTCCAAATATTTATTTTGCGATGAACCGAATTCAGGATTGGATCCTCAAACCTCAATATTGATTGATGATCTCATCATGGAAATTACTAAAGAATTCAATATCACCACTATTGTTGTGTCGCACGACATGAATTCTGTAATGAAAATTGGCGAACATATTATTTTCCTATTCAAAGGAAAAAAGTTGTGGGAAGGCACAAACGATCAAATCATTGACACTGACTGCAAAGAATTACAAGACTTTATTTTCGCTAACAACTTAATGAAGGCCCTTAAAGAAATGAAAAGTTAATTTGAAGGTTATTTAAACCTTCGCTACACTTTTTTTAACACTTTAAATTCATGTATCTACAAACTGAAGACATTCTCGATAGATTCCTTTCTTCCAAAGGAGTAACAACTGACTCAAGAAGCATCGCTGAAGGGCAAATATTTTTCGCTCTTAAAGGCGACAATTTCAATGGTAACAAATACGCAAAAGATGCTTTGAACAAAGGGGCAACATATGCAGTAATTGATGAACCTGAATTTCAAGATGATGGCAGGTTCTTATTGGTAGACAATGTTCTAGAAACTCTACAAGATCTCGCTAGGTTGCATAGAAGAAGATTCAACATTCCTGTATTGGGAATAACAGGGTCTAATGGAAAAACTACTACTAAAGAACTTCTTCATGAAATATTAGATAAAAAATACAATGTCCTGGCGACAAAAGGCAACCTTAATAATCACATTGGAGTCCCTCTAACCCTGCTGAATCTAAATCCAGAACATGAATTCGCGATCATTGAAATGGGAGCTAACAAAGTTGGCGACATTGCAGAACTTTGCAGCATAGCGGAACCCAACTATGGGATTATCACTAATATAGGCAAAGCTCATATTGGACCTTTTGGGGGCTTTGAAGGCGTGATCAGAGCGAAAAGCGAGCTCTATCAATATTTAATCACGCATAAAGGCACAGCTTTCATTAATGCCGACGATCCTATTCTTTTCAACATGTCCAAAAGATTTTCAAACCCAATTCTTTATAGAACCGAAAAGAGCATCTTCGAGCCTATAAACAACTCTGATGAGGATAATCTCTCCTACACTTTCGATAATAATATCCATAAAACCAATTTAATCGGAAGCTACAACTTCAAAAACATCTCCGCAGGTGTTTGCATAGGCCAACATTTTGGCATTAATCCAGATGATATTTTCGAGGCCATAGATAACTACACCCCAAATAACAATCGATCCCAACTTATCACAATTGACAGCAACAAAGTATATCTCGACGCTTATAATGCCAATCCTAGCTCAATGGAAGCAGCAATACAGAATTTAGGCAAACAAAACAACTCACATACTGTCGCTATCCTAGGTGACATGTTGGAACTCGGGAAATACTCTGAAAATGAACATAATACAATAAAAGACTTATTACAATCTTATAAGATTGATGAAGGATACCTTTGTGGACCGGAATTTCACAAGTTTGTAAAGCCAAGTGATAATATAATGATCTTCGACTCCAAAGATGAATTAGAAGCTTATTTAAAAACCAAAAAATTCGAAAACAGCATCATTCTGATAAAAGCCTCTCGAGGTATTGGTTTAGAGACCTTAATCAACGTTCTGTAATAAAAAAAATAAAGCTCTTGTACTTTTTTTCACACAAGAGCTTTTCTATACTCTGTCAAATAACACTCTTTACTTAAGGAATGTGGTTTATAATTCAACGATAAAGCATTAACCATTTTAGCAAAACAGTTCAAATCTACAGAACTCGCCTTTTCCTTCGATTTTAAAAAATCAAACAAACACTTCATT
The Aureibacter tunicatorum DNA segment above includes these coding regions:
- a CDS encoding ABC transporter ATP-binding protein, which encodes MIEANNISKSFKGKQILTDVSAKFLPGKVNMIIGSSGTGKSVFLKNIVGLVEPDEGNVCFDGRNFTTSNRKDKNVIRREIGMLFQGSALFDSKTVEENVRFPLDMLTTMSPQEKLDRVNFCLERVGLEGANTKMPSELSGGMQKRVGIARAIVNNSKYLFCDEPNSGLDPQTSILIDDLIMEITKEFNITTIVVSHDMNSVMKIGEHIIFLFKGKKLWEGTNDQIIDTDCKELQDFIFANNLMKALKEMKS
- a CDS encoding UDP-N-acetylmuramoyl-tripeptide--D-alanyl-D-alanine ligase; protein product: MYLQTEDILDRFLSSKGVTTDSRSIAEGQIFFALKGDNFNGNKYAKDALNKGATYAVIDEPEFQDDGRFLLVDNVLETLQDLARLHRRRFNIPVLGITGSNGKTTTKELLHEILDKKYNVLATKGNLNNHIGVPLTLLNLNPEHEFAIIEMGANKVGDIAELCSIAEPNYGIITNIGKAHIGPFGGFEGVIRAKSELYQYLITHKGTAFINADDPILFNMSKRFSNPILYRTEKSIFEPINNSDEDNLSYTFDNNIHKTNLIGSYNFKNISAGVCIGQHFGINPDDIFEAIDNYTPNNNRSQLITIDSNKVYLDAYNANPSSMEAAIQNLGKQNNSHTVAILGDMLELGKYSENEHNTIKDLLQSYKIDEGYLCGPEFHKFVKPSDNIMIFDSKDELEAYLKTKKFENSIILIKASRGIGLETLINVL